The following are from one region of the Silene latifolia isolate original U9 population chromosome 9, ASM4854445v1, whole genome shotgun sequence genome:
- the LOC141601501 gene encoding putative mitochondrial protein AtMg00860, with product MIDLRSGYHQLKIKDEDIPKTAFRSRYRHYDFVVMPFGLTNAPASFMDLMKRVFSPYLDKFVMVFIENILVYSKTKEEHEEHLNIVLQTLREHQLYAKLSKCEFWLEKVGFLGHVISREGVAMDPTKIEAVSKWVAPKNVAEIRSFLGLAGYYRRFVKDFSKIARTLTSLMRKENCFTWDRSCDTAFLTLKERLTTTPLLAFPEGSENFEKLEVYLHPKVVEHEAKDVD from the exons ATGATTGATCTACGATCGGGCTATCACCAGTTGAAGATCAAGGATGAGGATatcccaaagaccgcatttaGATCAAGGTACAGGCATTATGATTTCgtagtgatgccatttgggttaacaaATGCACCGGCCTCTTTCATGGATCTCATGAAAAGGGTGTTTAGTCCGTACTTGGACAAATTCGTGATGGTATTCATAGAAAATAttttggtctactctaagaccaaggaagagcatgaggagcacctaAATATTGTTTTGCAAACCTTAAGGGAGCACCAACTCTATGCAAAGCTTagtaagtgcgagttttggttagagaaggTGGGTTTCTTAGGTCATGTGATATCAAGGGAAGGAGTTGCCATGGATCCTACCAAGATTGAGgccgtgtctaagtgggtggcacCCAAGAATGTAGCGGAAATTCGAAGCTTCCTAGGTCTAGCCGGGTACTATCGCCGATTCGTGAAAgacttctccaagattgctagaacCTTGACatcgttgatgagaaaagagaactgTTTCACGTGGGATAGGAGTTGCGATACGGCCTTCTTGACCCTAAAGGAGCGCCTAACCACAACCCCGTTGTTAGCCTTCCCggaagggagtgagaattttgaa AagcttgaagtatatctacacCCAAAAGTAGTTGAACATGAGGCAAAGGATGTGGATTGA